One Stigmatopora argus isolate UIUO_Sarg chromosome 12, RoL_Sarg_1.0, whole genome shotgun sequence genomic window carries:
- the lrrc30a gene encoding leucine-rich repeat-containing protein 30a, protein MGGKQSHGFSNKDPSEVSVTPGGRRSAGSDQTSVSSAAERIRRNATVHFGYSTLSLAMRGLDDAPAELWELRELQKLNLSMNCLCSLPPALSALDNLVVLNLWGNNLTTLPPEIGLLKKLRVLFACRNRLSEVPEELGSCTCLEVLSLANNQISGLPSSLAAMRSLTKLNLSHNRIVHIPTCVYSMKGLVFLHLACNRLETIADQIQDLVNLKILIVEGNSIHTLPKTLCFLESLELLNVDFNELQNVPVEMYLMIGLRKLACHPLDKGLHIVHNPLLKPIQEVLQGGLSSLYNYLKPT, encoded by the coding sequence ATGGGTGGGAAGCAGTCTCACGGTTTCTCCAACAAGGACCCCAGCGAGGTGAGCGTCACCCCAGGGGGCCGAAGGAGCGCCGGCAGCGATCAGACCAGCGTGTCATCGGCGGCCGAGAGGATTCGCAGAAACGCCACGGTGCACTTTGGCTACAGCACCCTGAGCCTGGCCATGCgggggttggacgacgcccccgCCGAGCTGTGGGAGCTGCGTGAGCTGCAGAAGCTCAACCTGTCCATGAACTGCCTGTGTTCCTTGCCGCCGGCCCTCAGCGCCCTGGACAACCTGGTGGTCCTCAACCTGTGGGGCAACAACCTGACCACCCTGCCGCCCGAGATCGGCCTGCTGAAAAAGCTACGCGTGCTTTTCGCCTGCCGCAACCGCCTGAGCGAAGTACCAGAGGAGCTGGGCTCCTGCACCTGCCTGGAGGTGCTGAGCTTGGCCAACAACCAGATCAGCGGCCTACCCAGCAGTTTGGCAGCAATGCGGAGCCTGACCAAGCTCAACCTGAGCCACAACCGCATCGTTCACATCCCCACCTGCGTGTACAGCATGAAGGGCCTGGTCTTCCTCCACCTGGCGTGCAACCGCCTGGAGACTATCGCCGACCAGATCCAGGACCTGGTCAACCTCAAGATCCTCATCGTGGAGGGGAACAGCATTCACACTTTGCCCAAGACCCTGTGCTTCTTGGAGTCCCTAGAGCTCCTCAACGTGGACTTTAACGAACTGCAAAATGTGCCGGTGGAGATGTACTTGATGATCGGACTTAGAAAGCTAGCCTGCCACCCTTTGGATAAGGGTCTTCACATTGTACACAACCCTTTGCTCAAGCCCATTCAGGAGGTACTCCAAGGAGGACTCAGCTCTTTGTATAACTACCTCAAACCCACGTGA